The following proteins are encoded in a genomic region of bacterium:
- a CDS encoding response regulator — MPENKRIIWADDEILQLKPHVIFLEERGYSVEEVHSGEDAVELVQNGEYDLIILDEMMPGMDGLTTLEEIRKVNKHIPIVMITKSMEEALMEDAIGKE; from the coding sequence ATGCCCGAAAATAAAAGAATAATTTGGGCTGATGACGAGATATTGCAGCTTAAACCCCATGTTATTTTTCTTGAAGAGAGAGGGTATTCAGTCGAGGAGGTCCATTCCGGGGAGGACGCAGTGGAGCTTGTCCAAAACGGAGAATACGACCTTATAATTCTCGATGAGATGATGCCCGGTATGGATGGGCTTACTACTCTCGAAGAGATTCGCAAAGTAAATAAACACATTCCTATTGTGATGATAACTAAGTCGATGGAAGAAGCCCTTATGGAGGATGCTATCGGCAAGGAGAT